The Devosia sp. A16 genome includes a window with the following:
- a CDS encoding glutamate-5-semialdehyde dehydrogenase produces MSAVEAIASDLAAVMLEIGQRARAAAGVLAFASPQSKVQALLAAADAIDDRRDDILSANALDMRAAEGKGISKAFLDRLQLNDKRIDAMIEGLRTIAELPDPVGRVLAEWTRPNGMTIRRVSTPLGVIGVIFESRPNVTADAGALTLKAGNAVILRGGSDSVNSSRAIHACLVAGLTAAGLPADAIQIVPTTDRAAVGEMLAGLGGAIDVIVPRGGKTLVARVQAEARVPVFAHLEGICHTYIDKSAELQMAVDVTLNAKMRRTGICGATETLLLHRDMVATHLKPVIAALIAKGCEIRGDATVMSLIPQAIAATEQDWHTEYEDAIISVKVVADVGEAIAHIGKYSSHHTEAIITEDAGSVARWFNEIDSAILLHNASTQFADGGEFGFGGEIGIATGKFHARGPVGVEQLTSFKYLVEGTGQTRP; encoded by the coding sequence ATGAGTGCTGTCGAGGCCATTGCCAGCGATCTCGCCGCCGTCATGCTGGAAATCGGCCAGCGCGCCCGCGCCGCTGCCGGCGTGCTGGCCTTCGCCAGCCCGCAAAGCAAGGTGCAGGCGCTGCTTGCGGCCGCCGACGCCATCGACGATCGGCGCGACGACATCCTCTCGGCCAACGCCCTCGACATGCGCGCGGCCGAAGGCAAGGGAATCTCGAAGGCTTTCCTCGACCGGCTGCAGCTTAACGACAAGCGCATCGACGCCATGATCGAGGGGCTGCGCACCATTGCCGAGCTGCCCGACCCGGTGGGGCGCGTGCTGGCCGAATGGACCCGCCCCAACGGCATGACCATCCGGCGGGTGTCGACCCCGCTGGGCGTCATCGGCGTGATCTTCGAGAGCCGCCCCAACGTCACCGCCGATGCCGGCGCGCTGACGCTGAAGGCCGGCAACGCGGTGATCCTGCGCGGCGGTTCGGACAGCGTGAACTCGTCGCGCGCCATCCACGCCTGCCTCGTCGCGGGCCTCACGGCGGCGGGCCTGCCGGCCGATGCCATCCAGATCGTCCCCACTACCGATCGCGCCGCGGTCGGCGAAATGCTGGCCGGGCTCGGCGGCGCCATCGACGTGATCGTGCCGCGCGGCGGCAAGACGCTGGTCGCCCGGGTCCAGGCGGAAGCGCGGGTCCCGGTCTTCGCTCATCTCGAGGGCATCTGCCACACCTATATCGACAAGTCCGCCGAGCTGCAGATGGCGGTCGACGTTACCCTCAACGCCAAGATGCGCCGCACCGGCATCTGCGGCGCCACCGAAACGCTGCTGCTGCACCGCGACATGGTCGCGACCCACCTCAAGCCGGTCATCGCCGCGCTCATTGCGAAGGGGTGCGAGATCCGCGGCGACGCCACGGTGATGTCGCTGATCCCCCAGGCGATCGCGGCGACGGAGCAGGACTGGCACACCGAATACGAGGACGCCATCATCTCGGTGAAGGTGGTGGCCGATGTCGGCGAGGCCATCGCCCATATCGGCAAGTACTCCTCACACCACACCGAAGCGATCATCACCGAAGACGCCGGCTCCGTCGCCCGCTGGTTCAACGAGATCGACAGCGCCATCCTGCTGCACAACGCCTCCACCCAGTTCGCCGATGGCGGCGAGTTCGGCTTCGGCGGCGAAATCGGCATCGCCACCGGCAAGTTCCACGCCCGTGGGCCGGTGGGGGTCGAGCAGCTGACGAGCTTCAAATATCTGGTCGAAGGCACGGGGCAGACGCGGCCGTGA